One stretch of Hemibagrus wyckioides isolate EC202008001 linkage group LG01, SWU_Hwy_1.0, whole genome shotgun sequence DNA includes these proteins:
- the srcin1b gene encoding SRC kinase signaling inhibitor 1 isoform X4: protein MMRGEHGEYQRQYHTLGNAARRYSNPDVEAMAKLHAGDAERQRGKYPPQHAATLVSANCSRQQQPHYWSFKARTPRASSGGHHSLADQGGGRSFYASAENLETMGDADLALGFSRSNRLRQSLPLARSPSQNKFRPPGVLFLQFGDETRRVHLSHELSSMETLHALIVHVFPQQLNMSALRSPSTAILIKDEARNVFYELDDPRRIHDRCVLKIYCRDAAFNTHHHAHHGHVTNGDLRRELAYTSRESSPTRRLNTHPSSSSPSASPSRPHSRLSYASVRPSSYAGPPPSPQPHPYQHQNPNHPAFCPSPSAILERRDVRPDEEAPGSPSKSVVLLKNEAAYADPYALVHGVASPQSLAFRRGSLRSLSPYSAAALHCELDAALYRPGGPLYAEPYGPMGFRTLPPASPQKLEPYRGHSGRGSPGRQGFRKDGTVYVEGHKARVGGPLLDQMCVMGGAGGEGVALAGYETDTRERMEAMEKQIASLTGLVQSVLTRAPDSPDKAETASDCSAPETGRSRKGKATTPSAPLALMPPPPSGTSQPITMSRSQMQLHLSDLQRSTNELRKQLSQLRKIQMQNQDSVHTLLRQAEADLGLCLIEASRMQEDPLQRQRLLVEEERLRYLNEEELIIQQLHDLERSVEEMKTGAGLNHRLVTEQEVEQKSQELQKLGETLTKLKNQFPTLQSKMRVVLRVEVEAVKFLKEEPLRLDALLKRCRNVTDTLALLRRQVSEGLWKTPEDFSSSSDVDFTKSCDLDILTSPSLTSLPDFTGTLTSTTGLSVSLMTNSANIGSGASLSSALGTSLGSSLSGAASLAGTTTLGNWLASSGVVDSSMPEQDGTSAGTLKGRSIEDLPSRRETDKGVSVEVRLAAERDWEEKRASLTQFSAQDINRLLEETQAELMKAIPDLDFAAKQITKPAVPPKPQLSSLPKPGSPSSTPSCTPEHQPGKPPPKPASKDGIQRRESGELTVPRYRTEKPSKSPPPPPPRRSFPSGHRLTTNSSGEVVIVNKSVNKPEKNENCEESDALVQSQTPPVKLRRPSTSDGPRPSSTPPVIAASGMKEDEDEDEKIMAELENAGTPPGSAKTPSSSSSSRLKQLQQSSLERKNRKQREQQGQQQVFHF from the exons GCGAGGACTCCTCGTGCTAGCAGTGGAGGTCATCACTCTCTTGCCGATCAGGGTGGAGGACGGTCGTTCTACGCCTCGGCAGAGAATCTAGAGACCATGGGCGACGCTGATCTCGCTCTCGGCTTCAGTCGCTCCAACCGCCTCAGACAGAGCCTGCCGCTTGCCCGCTCTCCCAGCCAGAACAAGTTCCGCCCACCAG GCGTTCTGTTCCTGCAGTTTGGTGATGAGACGCGGCGTGTTCACCTCAGTCACGAGCTGAGCAGCATGGAGACTCTGCATGCGCTGATCGTGCACGTCTTCCCTCAGCAGCTGAACATGAGTGCGCTCCGCTCGCCCTCCACTGCCATCCTCATCAAAGACGAGGCACGCAACGTCTTCTACGAGCTGGATGATCCGCGCCGGATCCATGACCGATGCGTCCTAAAGATCTACTGCCGAGATGCCGCGTTCAACACTCACCACCACGCGCACCACGGCCATGTCACCAACGGAGACCTGCGG AGGGAGCTAGCGTACACCTCGCGTGAATCTTCTCCCACTCGCCGCTTGAACACCCACCCTTCATCCTCCTCTCCATCGGCCTCCCCGTCCCGCCCACACTCCCGCCTTTCTTATGCATCAGTCCGGCCTTCCTCGTACGCTGGTCCACCACCGTCCCCTCAGCCCCACCCTTACCAGCACCAAAACCCCAACCACCCTGCCTTCTGCCCCTCCCCCAGCGCCATCCTGGAGCGGCGTGACGTCAGACCGGACGAGGAGGCACCAGGATCACCATCAAAGAGCGTAGTGCTCCTGAAGAACGAGGCGGCATATGCAGATCCATATGCACTAGTCCATGGTGTGGCTTCACCCCAGTCACTTGCTTTCCGGCGTGGCTCGCTGCGGTCCCTGAGCCCGTATTCAGCTGCTGCTCTTCATTGCGAGCTTGACGCTGCCCTCTACAGGCCTGGAGGACCGCTCTATGCAGAGCCTTACGGCCCAATGGGCTTCCGAACTTTGCCACCTGCATCACCGCAGAAGCTGGAGCCGTACAGGGGTCACTCGGGTCGGGGATCACCGGGAAGGCAAGGCTTTCGAAAAGATGGGACGGTGTATGTAGAAGGTCATAAAGCACGAGTCGGGGGCCCTTTGCTAGACcagatgtgtgtgatgggtggAGCAGGTGGTGAGGGAGTGGCACTGGCAGGATACGAAACTGACACAAG ggAGCGAATGGAAGCTATGGAGAAGCAGATAGCCAGTTTGACTGGTCTGGTCCAGAGTGTTCTCACCCGTGCCCCAGACAGCCC TGACAAGGCAGAAACAGCAAGCGACTGCTCAGCACCTGAGA CTGGCAGGTCTAGAAAAGGAAAAg CCACGACTCCCTCAGCTCCTCTGGCCCTGATGCCACCGCCGCCCTCTGGCACGTCTCAGCCAATTACAATGTCTCGCTCCCAAATGCAGCTGCATCTTAGTGACTTGCAACGAAGTACAAACGAGCTACGCAAACAGCTGTCACAATTACGCAAAATACAG ATGCagaatcaggactctgtgcacaCTTTGCTGAGGCAAGCGGAGGCCGATTTAGGTCTCTGCCTGATCGAAGCATCTCGGATGCAGGAAGATCCTCTACAACGCCAGCGCCTCCTCGTGGAGGAAGAGAGGCTGCGCTATCTCAATGAAGAGGAACTGATTATACAGCAGCTACA TGACCTGGAGCGTTCAGTGGAGGAAATGAAGACAGGGGCAGGGTTAAACCATCGCTTGGTGacagaacaggaagtggaaCAGAAAAGTCAAGAGCTCCAGAAGCTAGGAGAGACACTGACCAAACTTAAGA ATCAATTCCCAACGCTGCAAAGTAAAATGCGCGTGGTGCTGCGAGTGGAGGTCGAGGCAGTGAAGTTTCTAAAAGAGGAACCTCTGAGGCTTGATGCTTTACTGAAACGCTGCAGAAATGTCACAGATACACTTGCGTTGCTCAGGAG GCAGGTATCAGAAGGCCTATGGAAGACTCCGGAAGACTTTAGCAGCTCCAGCGATGTAGATTTTACAAAGAGCTGTGATCTGGACATCCTAACCAGCCCTTCTCTGACCAGTCTTCCTGACTTCACAGGCACTTTAACAAGCACTACCGGTCTGTCAGTCTCCTTGATGACCAACTCTGCCAACATAG GCTCTGGTGCCAGCCTGTCTAGTGCTCTTGGCACCAGTCTGGGCTCGAGTCTGAGTGGCGCTGCTAGTTTAGCAGGTACTACCACTCTTGGGAACTGGCTGGCAAGCAGCGGAGTTGTGGACAGCAGCATGCCCGAGCAGGATGGCACCTCAGCAGGAACACTGAAGGGCCGTAGCATTGAGGATCTGCCTTCACGGAGAGAAACGGACAAAGGGGTGTCCGTGGAAGTCCGTCTG GCAGCAGAGCGCGATTGGGAAGAAAAGCGGGCAAGTTTAACCCAGTTTAGTGCCCAGGACATAAATCGTCTCCTGGAGGAGACACAAGCAGAACTGATGAAGGCCATTCCTGATCTAGATTTTGCTGCCAAGCAGATCACCAAACCTGCTGTGCCCCCAAAACCACAGCTCTCCTCTTTACCCAAACCTGGCTCGCCATCCTCCACACCCAGCTGTACACCAGAACATCAACCAGGAAAGCCGCCACCTAAACCAGCTAGCAAGGATGGCATTCAAAGAAGAGAATCAG GGGAGTTGACCGTTCCACGGTATAGAACAGAGAAGCCGTCCAAgtctccaccacctccaccgCCACGTCGCAGCTTCCCATCGGGGCACAGGCTCACAACCAACAGCAGTGGAGAGGTCGTCATTGTCAATAAGAGTGTTAAC AAACCTGAAAAGAATGAAAACTGTGAGGAGTCAGACGCACTAGTCCAGTCTCAGACTCCGCCTGTTAAACTCAGACGACCTTCGACCTCTGATGGACCCCGGCCCTCCTCCACGCCGCCGGTTATTGCTGCTTCTGGGATgaaggaggatgaagatgaagatgagaagATCATGGCAGAGCTTGAG AATGCAGGAACTCCTCCAGGGTCGGCTAAGACACCGTCGTCGTCATCATCGTCTCGTCTGAAGCAGCTGCAGCAGAGCAGTCTGGAGCGGAAAAACAGGAAGCAGCGCGAGCAGCAGGGCCAGCAGCAGGTATTTCACTTCTAA
- the srcin1b gene encoding SRC kinase signaling inhibitor 1 isoform X1, translating into MMRGEHGEYQRQYHTLGNAARRYSNPDVEAMAKLHAGDAERQRGKYPPQHAATLVSANCSRQQQPHYWSFKARTPRASSGGHHSLADQGGGRSFYASAENLETMGDADLALGFSRSNRLRQSLPLARSPSQNKFRPPGVLFLQFGDETRRVHLSHELSSMETLHALIVHVFPQQLNMSALRSPSTAILIKDEARNVFYELDDPRRIHDRCVLKIYCRDAAFNTHHHAHHGHVTNGDLRRELAYTSRESSPTRRLNTHPSSSSPSASPSRPHSRLSYASVRPSSYAGPPPSPQPHPYQHQNPNHPAFCPSPSAILERRDVRPDEEAPGSPSKSVVLLKNEAAYADPYALVHGVASPQSLAFRRGSLRSLSPYSAAALHCELDAALYRPGGPLYAEPYGPMGFRTLPPASPQKLEPYRGHSGRGSPGRQGFRKDGTVYVEGHKARVGGPLLDQMCVMGGAGGEGVALAGYETDTRERMEAMEKQIASLTGLVQSVLTRAPDSPDKAETASDCSAPETGRSRKGKATTPSAPLALMPPPPSGTSQPITMSRSQMQLHLSDLQRSTNELRKQLSQLRKIQMQNQDSVHTLLRQAEADLGLCLIEASRMQEDPLQRQRLLVEEERLRYLNEEELIIQQLHDLERSVEEMKTGAGLNHRLVTEQEVEQKSQELQKLGETLTKLKNQFPTLQSKMRVVLRVEVEAVKFLKEEPLRLDALLKRCRNVTDTLALLRRQVSEGLWKTPEDFSSSSDVDFTKSCDLDILTSPSLTSLPDFTGTLTSTTGLSVSLMTNSANIGSGASLSSALGTSLGSSLSGAASLAGTTTLGNWLASSGVVDSSMPEQDGTSAGTLKGRSIEDLPSRRETDKGVSVEVRLAAERDWEEKRASLTQFSAQDINRLLEETQAELMKAIPDLDFAAKQITKPAVPPKPQLSSLPKPGSPSSTPSCTPEHQPGKPPPKPASKDGIQRRESGELTVPRYRTEKPSKSPPPPPPRRSFPSGHRLTTNSSGEVVIVNKSVNKPEKNENCEESDALVQSQTPPVKLRRPSTSDGPRPSSTPPVIAASGMKEDEDEDEKIMAELEIFQPALVKPVTPRSINLPQSTSPESSAPSLGQWTCSSLWLENAGTPPGSAKTPSSSSSSRLKQLQQSSLERKNRKQREQQGQQQVFHF; encoded by the exons GCGAGGACTCCTCGTGCTAGCAGTGGAGGTCATCACTCTCTTGCCGATCAGGGTGGAGGACGGTCGTTCTACGCCTCGGCAGAGAATCTAGAGACCATGGGCGACGCTGATCTCGCTCTCGGCTTCAGTCGCTCCAACCGCCTCAGACAGAGCCTGCCGCTTGCCCGCTCTCCCAGCCAGAACAAGTTCCGCCCACCAG GCGTTCTGTTCCTGCAGTTTGGTGATGAGACGCGGCGTGTTCACCTCAGTCACGAGCTGAGCAGCATGGAGACTCTGCATGCGCTGATCGTGCACGTCTTCCCTCAGCAGCTGAACATGAGTGCGCTCCGCTCGCCCTCCACTGCCATCCTCATCAAAGACGAGGCACGCAACGTCTTCTACGAGCTGGATGATCCGCGCCGGATCCATGACCGATGCGTCCTAAAGATCTACTGCCGAGATGCCGCGTTCAACACTCACCACCACGCGCACCACGGCCATGTCACCAACGGAGACCTGCGG AGGGAGCTAGCGTACACCTCGCGTGAATCTTCTCCCACTCGCCGCTTGAACACCCACCCTTCATCCTCCTCTCCATCGGCCTCCCCGTCCCGCCCACACTCCCGCCTTTCTTATGCATCAGTCCGGCCTTCCTCGTACGCTGGTCCACCACCGTCCCCTCAGCCCCACCCTTACCAGCACCAAAACCCCAACCACCCTGCCTTCTGCCCCTCCCCCAGCGCCATCCTGGAGCGGCGTGACGTCAGACCGGACGAGGAGGCACCAGGATCACCATCAAAGAGCGTAGTGCTCCTGAAGAACGAGGCGGCATATGCAGATCCATATGCACTAGTCCATGGTGTGGCTTCACCCCAGTCACTTGCTTTCCGGCGTGGCTCGCTGCGGTCCCTGAGCCCGTATTCAGCTGCTGCTCTTCATTGCGAGCTTGACGCTGCCCTCTACAGGCCTGGAGGACCGCTCTATGCAGAGCCTTACGGCCCAATGGGCTTCCGAACTTTGCCACCTGCATCACCGCAGAAGCTGGAGCCGTACAGGGGTCACTCGGGTCGGGGATCACCGGGAAGGCAAGGCTTTCGAAAAGATGGGACGGTGTATGTAGAAGGTCATAAAGCACGAGTCGGGGGCCCTTTGCTAGACcagatgtgtgtgatgggtggAGCAGGTGGTGAGGGAGTGGCACTGGCAGGATACGAAACTGACACAAG ggAGCGAATGGAAGCTATGGAGAAGCAGATAGCCAGTTTGACTGGTCTGGTCCAGAGTGTTCTCACCCGTGCCCCAGACAGCCC TGACAAGGCAGAAACAGCAAGCGACTGCTCAGCACCTGAGA CTGGCAGGTCTAGAAAAGGAAAAg CCACGACTCCCTCAGCTCCTCTGGCCCTGATGCCACCGCCGCCCTCTGGCACGTCTCAGCCAATTACAATGTCTCGCTCCCAAATGCAGCTGCATCTTAGTGACTTGCAACGAAGTACAAACGAGCTACGCAAACAGCTGTCACAATTACGCAAAATACAG ATGCagaatcaggactctgtgcacaCTTTGCTGAGGCAAGCGGAGGCCGATTTAGGTCTCTGCCTGATCGAAGCATCTCGGATGCAGGAAGATCCTCTACAACGCCAGCGCCTCCTCGTGGAGGAAGAGAGGCTGCGCTATCTCAATGAAGAGGAACTGATTATACAGCAGCTACA TGACCTGGAGCGTTCAGTGGAGGAAATGAAGACAGGGGCAGGGTTAAACCATCGCTTGGTGacagaacaggaagtggaaCAGAAAAGTCAAGAGCTCCAGAAGCTAGGAGAGACACTGACCAAACTTAAGA ATCAATTCCCAACGCTGCAAAGTAAAATGCGCGTGGTGCTGCGAGTGGAGGTCGAGGCAGTGAAGTTTCTAAAAGAGGAACCTCTGAGGCTTGATGCTTTACTGAAACGCTGCAGAAATGTCACAGATACACTTGCGTTGCTCAGGAG GCAGGTATCAGAAGGCCTATGGAAGACTCCGGAAGACTTTAGCAGCTCCAGCGATGTAGATTTTACAAAGAGCTGTGATCTGGACATCCTAACCAGCCCTTCTCTGACCAGTCTTCCTGACTTCACAGGCACTTTAACAAGCACTACCGGTCTGTCAGTCTCCTTGATGACCAACTCTGCCAACATAG GCTCTGGTGCCAGCCTGTCTAGTGCTCTTGGCACCAGTCTGGGCTCGAGTCTGAGTGGCGCTGCTAGTTTAGCAGGTACTACCACTCTTGGGAACTGGCTGGCAAGCAGCGGAGTTGTGGACAGCAGCATGCCCGAGCAGGATGGCACCTCAGCAGGAACACTGAAGGGCCGTAGCATTGAGGATCTGCCTTCACGGAGAGAAACGGACAAAGGGGTGTCCGTGGAAGTCCGTCTG GCAGCAGAGCGCGATTGGGAAGAAAAGCGGGCAAGTTTAACCCAGTTTAGTGCCCAGGACATAAATCGTCTCCTGGAGGAGACACAAGCAGAACTGATGAAGGCCATTCCTGATCTAGATTTTGCTGCCAAGCAGATCACCAAACCTGCTGTGCCCCCAAAACCACAGCTCTCCTCTTTACCCAAACCTGGCTCGCCATCCTCCACACCCAGCTGTACACCAGAACATCAACCAGGAAAGCCGCCACCTAAACCAGCTAGCAAGGATGGCATTCAAAGAAGAGAATCAG GGGAGTTGACCGTTCCACGGTATAGAACAGAGAAGCCGTCCAAgtctccaccacctccaccgCCACGTCGCAGCTTCCCATCGGGGCACAGGCTCACAACCAACAGCAGTGGAGAGGTCGTCATTGTCAATAAGAGTGTTAAC AAACCTGAAAAGAATGAAAACTGTGAGGAGTCAGACGCACTAGTCCAGTCTCAGACTCCGCCTGTTAAACTCAGACGACCTTCGACCTCTGATGGACCCCGGCCCTCCTCCACGCCGCCGGTTATTGCTGCTTCTGGGATgaaggaggatgaagatgaagatgagaagATCATGGCAGAGCTTGAG ATCTTCCAGCCAGCACTGGTAAAGCCCGTCACCCCCAGGTCCATCAACCTCCCACAGTCCACCAGTCCCGAGAGCAGCGCCCCCAGTTTGGGTCAGTGGACATGCAGCAGTTTGTGGTTAGAG AATGCAGGAACTCCTCCAGGGTCGGCTAAGACACCGTCGTCGTCATCATCGTCTCGTCTGAAGCAGCTGCAGCAGAGCAGTCTGGAGCGGAAAAACAGGAAGCAGCGCGAGCAGCAGGGCCAGCAGCAGGTATTTCACTTCTAA
- the srcin1b gene encoding SRC kinase signaling inhibitor 1 isoform X9, with translation MMRGEHGEYQRQYHTLGNAARRYSNPDVEAMAKLHAGDAERQRGKYPPQHAATLVSANCSRQQQPHYWSFKARTPRASSGGHHSLADQGGGRSFYASAENLETMGDADLALGFSRSNRLRQSLPLARSPSQNKFRPPGVLFLQFGDETRRVHLSHELSSMETLHALIVHVFPQQLNMSALRSPSTAILIKDEARNVFYELDDPRRIHDRCVLKIYCRDAAFNTHHHAHHGHVTNGDLRRELAYTSRESSPTRRLNTHPSSSSPSASPSRPHSRLSYASVRPSSYAGPPPSPQPHPYQHQNPNHPAFCPSPSAILERRDVRPDEEAPGSPSKSVVLLKNEAAYADPYALVHGVASPQSLAFRRGSLRSLSPYSAAALHCELDAALYRPGGPLYAEPYGPMGFRTLPPASPQKLEPYRGHSGRGSPGRQGFRKDGTVYVEGHKARVGGPLLDQMCVMGGAGGEGVALAGYETDTRERMEAMEKQIASLTGLVQSVLTRAPDSPDKAETASDCSAPETGRSRKGKATTPSAPLALMPPPPSGTSQPITMSRSQMQLHLSDLQRSTNELRKQLSQLRKIQMQNQDSVHTLLRQAEADLGLCLIEASRMQEDPLQRQRLLVEEERLRYLNEEELIIQQLHDLERSVEEMKTGAGLNHRLVTEQEVEQKSQELQKLGETLTKLKNQFPTLQSKMRVVLRVEVEAVKFLKEEPLRLDALLKRCRNVTDTLALLRRQVSEGLWKTPEDFSSSSDVDFTKSCDLDILTSPSLTSLPDFTGTLTSTTGLSVSLMTNSANIGSGASLSSALGTSLGSSLSGAASLAGTTTLGNWLASSGVVDSSMPEQDGTSAGTLKGRSIEDLPSRRETDKGVSVEVRLAAERDWEEKRASLTQFSAQDINRLLEETQAELMKAIPDLDFAAKQITKPAVPPKPQLSSLPKPGSPSSTPSCTPEHQPGKPPPKPASKDGIQRRESGELTVPRYRTEKPSKSPPPPPPRRSFPSGHRLTTNSSGEVVIVNKSVNVRHKE, from the exons GCGAGGACTCCTCGTGCTAGCAGTGGAGGTCATCACTCTCTTGCCGATCAGGGTGGAGGACGGTCGTTCTACGCCTCGGCAGAGAATCTAGAGACCATGGGCGACGCTGATCTCGCTCTCGGCTTCAGTCGCTCCAACCGCCTCAGACAGAGCCTGCCGCTTGCCCGCTCTCCCAGCCAGAACAAGTTCCGCCCACCAG GCGTTCTGTTCCTGCAGTTTGGTGATGAGACGCGGCGTGTTCACCTCAGTCACGAGCTGAGCAGCATGGAGACTCTGCATGCGCTGATCGTGCACGTCTTCCCTCAGCAGCTGAACATGAGTGCGCTCCGCTCGCCCTCCACTGCCATCCTCATCAAAGACGAGGCACGCAACGTCTTCTACGAGCTGGATGATCCGCGCCGGATCCATGACCGATGCGTCCTAAAGATCTACTGCCGAGATGCCGCGTTCAACACTCACCACCACGCGCACCACGGCCATGTCACCAACGGAGACCTGCGG AGGGAGCTAGCGTACACCTCGCGTGAATCTTCTCCCACTCGCCGCTTGAACACCCACCCTTCATCCTCCTCTCCATCGGCCTCCCCGTCCCGCCCACACTCCCGCCTTTCTTATGCATCAGTCCGGCCTTCCTCGTACGCTGGTCCACCACCGTCCCCTCAGCCCCACCCTTACCAGCACCAAAACCCCAACCACCCTGCCTTCTGCCCCTCCCCCAGCGCCATCCTGGAGCGGCGTGACGTCAGACCGGACGAGGAGGCACCAGGATCACCATCAAAGAGCGTAGTGCTCCTGAAGAACGAGGCGGCATATGCAGATCCATATGCACTAGTCCATGGTGTGGCTTCACCCCAGTCACTTGCTTTCCGGCGTGGCTCGCTGCGGTCCCTGAGCCCGTATTCAGCTGCTGCTCTTCATTGCGAGCTTGACGCTGCCCTCTACAGGCCTGGAGGACCGCTCTATGCAGAGCCTTACGGCCCAATGGGCTTCCGAACTTTGCCACCTGCATCACCGCAGAAGCTGGAGCCGTACAGGGGTCACTCGGGTCGGGGATCACCGGGAAGGCAAGGCTTTCGAAAAGATGGGACGGTGTATGTAGAAGGTCATAAAGCACGAGTCGGGGGCCCTTTGCTAGACcagatgtgtgtgatgggtggAGCAGGTGGTGAGGGAGTGGCACTGGCAGGATACGAAACTGACACAAG ggAGCGAATGGAAGCTATGGAGAAGCAGATAGCCAGTTTGACTGGTCTGGTCCAGAGTGTTCTCACCCGTGCCCCAGACAGCCC TGACAAGGCAGAAACAGCAAGCGACTGCTCAGCACCTGAGA CTGGCAGGTCTAGAAAAGGAAAAg CCACGACTCCCTCAGCTCCTCTGGCCCTGATGCCACCGCCGCCCTCTGGCACGTCTCAGCCAATTACAATGTCTCGCTCCCAAATGCAGCTGCATCTTAGTGACTTGCAACGAAGTACAAACGAGCTACGCAAACAGCTGTCACAATTACGCAAAATACAG ATGCagaatcaggactctgtgcacaCTTTGCTGAGGCAAGCGGAGGCCGATTTAGGTCTCTGCCTGATCGAAGCATCTCGGATGCAGGAAGATCCTCTACAACGCCAGCGCCTCCTCGTGGAGGAAGAGAGGCTGCGCTATCTCAATGAAGAGGAACTGATTATACAGCAGCTACA TGACCTGGAGCGTTCAGTGGAGGAAATGAAGACAGGGGCAGGGTTAAACCATCGCTTGGTGacagaacaggaagtggaaCAGAAAAGTCAAGAGCTCCAGAAGCTAGGAGAGACACTGACCAAACTTAAGA ATCAATTCCCAACGCTGCAAAGTAAAATGCGCGTGGTGCTGCGAGTGGAGGTCGAGGCAGTGAAGTTTCTAAAAGAGGAACCTCTGAGGCTTGATGCTTTACTGAAACGCTGCAGAAATGTCACAGATACACTTGCGTTGCTCAGGAG GCAGGTATCAGAAGGCCTATGGAAGACTCCGGAAGACTTTAGCAGCTCCAGCGATGTAGATTTTACAAAGAGCTGTGATCTGGACATCCTAACCAGCCCTTCTCTGACCAGTCTTCCTGACTTCACAGGCACTTTAACAAGCACTACCGGTCTGTCAGTCTCCTTGATGACCAACTCTGCCAACATAG GCTCTGGTGCCAGCCTGTCTAGTGCTCTTGGCACCAGTCTGGGCTCGAGTCTGAGTGGCGCTGCTAGTTTAGCAGGTACTACCACTCTTGGGAACTGGCTGGCAAGCAGCGGAGTTGTGGACAGCAGCATGCCCGAGCAGGATGGCACCTCAGCAGGAACACTGAAGGGCCGTAGCATTGAGGATCTGCCTTCACGGAGAGAAACGGACAAAGGGGTGTCCGTGGAAGTCCGTCTG GCAGCAGAGCGCGATTGGGAAGAAAAGCGGGCAAGTTTAACCCAGTTTAGTGCCCAGGACATAAATCGTCTCCTGGAGGAGACACAAGCAGAACTGATGAAGGCCATTCCTGATCTAGATTTTGCTGCCAAGCAGATCACCAAACCTGCTGTGCCCCCAAAACCACAGCTCTCCTCTTTACCCAAACCTGGCTCGCCATCCTCCACACCCAGCTGTACACCAGAACATCAACCAGGAAAGCCGCCACCTAAACCAGCTAGCAAGGATGGCATTCAAAGAAGAGAATCAG GGGAGTTGACCGTTCCACGGTATAGAACAGAGAAGCCGTCCAAgtctccaccacctccaccgCCACGTCGCAGCTTCCCATCGGGGCACAGGCTCACAACCAACAGCAGTGGAGAGGTCGTCATTGTCAATAAGAGTGTTAACGTAAGACATAAGGAATG A